Genomic window (Psilocybe cubensis strain MGC-MH-2018 chromosome 1, whole genome shotgun sequence):
ATTGGGTGTCCATACATGACGGGTGCCGGTGAGTGGCTCATCATAGGTGAAGGATATGGAACATAGGCAGCAGGACGCATACCGTTTTGAGGTACAGGAGGATACGGATAAGTAGCAGCAGTGGGACGAGCTACAGGTGCGTGAGTAGACGGAGGCGAAAACGTTGCCCGATGCTGTGGCTGACTTGAGGCGGAGGAAGACGTTGGCACCGTTTGAAAAGCCCTAGTAACATCATGGAGTGACATTCGCGATGGAGCACTTGGCAATGACGGTGGTGGTGTTTCCCCGTCCTCGGACTTCACATCCTGCAATGTGAATGGTAAAGCAGTCAAATCATCAGCAATGCCTTCCAATGAATTGACAGGATGTAATCCGGCCTTATTGGACGGTTGTGACCAAACGGCTTTGAGGTGCTCAGGATCTGGGGCACGAGCAGGGGAGTCCTTCATGGGTAAGCTCACTGAAGACCTGCTCCATGATCCCGCGGAATGATGGGTGGGAGGCGTCGCGGGGACGTGTTCATTCTGAAAGCAGAGGTAAGCTGAGTCGTCGAAATTATCACAAAACACCACTTACTGAAGAATCTACCTTCTCCATTTTGCTAGGCGCAAACGACGGTACCCGATCCTCAGCAGATGCCAGAACCGGTTTCACTACTCCATTGGTCACTGGGGTCACTGTTGCAGCTTTCTCCTCCAGGGCTTGTTGTGTATCCGTGGTGGAAGATGTCTGGGTATCTATAACATCGTCCAACTGACTACCCACGATGAAATTGACTATCGGTGTTGCATCAGCTTCGATGATGCGAGAATCACGACGAAATGCTACAGCAGAACCTGCTGGCATCTTAGGTTGTGCACGGGGGCGTACTGCAGAGTTGCTTTCAGATTTTGTAGGAGAATTTTCGCTGGGCTTGGGGATTGAAGCAATGTGAGCCTCTGGAGGGGTGCTATCTGGAGGAGGCGAACGACTTGTGGTGTTCAGTTCAGCAGCGAAGTCTACCTTCGCAGGAGAAGGTGTAACTGGGTTTCTCCAAGTAGCCACTCCATCTGCATTGGTTGGTCGCCCAAACGCACCAATCCCGTTGACTTTCGTCGGGGCTAAGGATGGTATGTTGACTTTGGGACCCCTGCGCCTGGGAAGGACGATGCGATAGTTGATTTTACCTTTGTAGATAATAGGCTTGCGGAACAGTACGTCGTTCAGCGATAAGTCCCTGCGATTCATTTCTGCCACTGGTGGATCGAAAGAGAGAATGTCCATGCGGGCTTGAAATGGAGGTCTGAAGAAAGCGTGCAACTGTTTCTTGTTAATGAACGGTACAGGACGAGATACCGACGGAAACCGAAGCACACTTTTGcctgctggtggtggtgacaTTGGGGGCTGCAGTGCTGTCACCAAGAAGACTTCCTGAGGTTCGTCGCTATCGTCAAATTTGCGTGGCCTAAGATGTGGAGGAATCCAACGGTCTTTAGTAGTGACTCTGCTAGTTATTGAGGCAGATGTGTGGCCTGACGAAACTGTACGAGAAGGCTGCAAATCTTGATCGGTAGGATTGTTCACAGGAAGTTCTTTCGGCGTTTCATGTGTTTGCATTGTAACAAGTACACCTTTGATCCGCGACATAGCATCATCCAATGCTGTTATCGTAGCTTCCTTGTAAAATGCTTGATTACGAGGAGTTCGTTGAGCAACGAGATTATGCGGAACCTGTACTGTTTGCCCGCTTTCGTGTTGACTAAGCGGTTCTTTCGTCAAAAGCGCAGCAGTATCGGGAGAGGACGCCTCGTCCTTGGCGGGCAGTTGATTTTTGTTGGGTGAAATACGCTCCCGAGCAGATATCGAGGAATCAACTTGTTCGATCTCATCAGCAACCTGGGTTTTGGTATCGTCTGTTCTTGCTGGAGGCTCAAGCACTTCTTGGGAAACCTTTCTCCTCCAAGCACCGAAATCTGACTTCTTCAAGGATGGTTCGATTACTGTCGTCTCTTCAAAGAAATCGCTAGCGATAGGCCGTGACGCTCTTGAAGAtagagcagcagcaggatTGGGTACCTCCTTGGAGCTTTCCAGCGTTGATTCCGAGACGTCTTCGTGGCCAACGAACTTGCCCATTTCTGTGAAGTCTACAACTTCAAGTTCGTCTTTCGAACCATCTGCAATAGATTCCACTTGCTCCGCTGCAGAGGGCCCTGAAGAAATAAAGTTGGAAGGTATAGAAGGGCGAGATTGGATCTGCCGTGGTCGAGGAGATGTTGGAATCGGATTTGGTCGTACTCTCCAGGATTCTGTCTGAGATGCAGGCGAGGGGGGAACGGGTATCGGGCGCGGAGCGGTATTGCTCAGTCGTCTTGTGGGCCGAGATTCCGTGCGTGGGACGGCCTTCAAAGACGGTGGGCGTTGCAAAGATATCCTTTTTGGAACGGCCTCCGAGTTATTGGCATTTCCAGCTTGCAGAGAAAGTTCGGAAGATTTTACTGCAGCTTCGATTAACTGGACAGCTTCTTTCTCCTGCATAAATGATTGGATAAGATGTTAGTCtcacaaaagaaaaagggtaCATGCCTTAGCTGCGGCCAAAGctgcttcctcttcttttcgttgttgtttctctttctcagcTTTCATCTTCTCTTCAATCTCCTGAGCTTTACGTCGTGCCCTCTCTTTCAAAGCTTCGcgttcttcctcttcctgcTGTCGCCTTTGCTTTGCTCTTTCGGCAGCTGTGTGCATCACATCTTTCCGAACTTCATCTAACTCGGGTGCACTGAGAGCGGGTAAATTAGCGCCAGGAGGGACAACAGGGGATACAACATTGAGAGAGGCTTGAGAAACAGCTGGAGAATGAGGAGGTATCCGTCCAGACGTGGAAACCGGTAGTCCCGCAGGTGATTCAGCAGGTGAAAATCGTGAGTCACGCGAAGGCAGGCGTCTAGAAGGCATACTTGGAGAAACTTGGGATAAATGAGGTGGTAGCTGGCGCACGCCTTCTTGTGCAAATTTCTGTGCGGCATGTAGAGGTACCGGTGGAGGACCTATGTTGCTTCTTCTACCCCGATCAGTATTGAAGTCACGACCTCCAGTATCTACATTTAAGGGAGTGTGATGATCTCGCGACAGGCGTGGGCTTGGTGGAGGACCATCTCGCCGCGGATACTGTTCTTTGTCTCTGTTTCGGTCGCTGGTAAAACCGTTAGGAGGACCAGGGACATAGTTGCCATTGCTGCCACTAAACCTTCTTCCACGAGAACTGAAATCGGCACCTGCAGGTTTCTGAAGAACCTGGATGTTATGTGTGTCTCGAGATGATTTAAGCTCCTGAGTGGACCCCGTCCCTTCTGGATGTTGAGAGCGCTTCGAGCCAAACGGCCCTGGTTGTTGGCGATGAGTTTGACTATAAGGCTCTAACCGATTTGAACGTTCGTTGAACAATACTCGAGATGAATCTTGAGGTGAATGAGAAGTATGTGAAATTACGGGAGAAGCACTAGGACTAGCTGAATGTGGAGGAACATCTCTAGGCACTGAGGCAGGAGAATTGCGAGACTTCGGCCAACTGCGGTCAAAATCGTCCACAAATCGATCTTCTTTGCTTACAGGTATCGTCGATTCCTTGAAATCGTCTGGCTGGGATCTCGGCACGTTTCCTGTAGATACTGACCCAGGTTGATTGGATTCGCTGGACTCGATTTTGTATTGTCGGCCATCTCCAAACTCAATTACCCCTCCAAGGAAAttgtcatcatcttcttccatcttcGAGGGGACTAAAATCAAACATGTGCCACTAAGAATGCGTTCTGTAACATACCTCATCCCAATGATGTACGTTAGGATCTAAATGAACGCCTCTGAATGCATCAGCTTCCTCCGATCGTAATAATTTCGCTGCATTATCAGAAGTAGCCTTCGCTTCTTCAGCTGCTTTCGCTTGCTTGCGTGATGTGGATGTCACTATTCAAGTATTGTATTGAATAACGATAACAAATGTAAAACTGGAAAAGTGCCTACCATTGGCAACCTCAGCAGCTGTTGGAAAATCACTGGGCTCGAAGTCGGGTCTAACAACAGGGGGTTTGACATTACCCCAAACCGGTTTGTTGGGGGTGTTATCCTTCTGAGAGGAGCTCATTTGTGGAACGGCATTCCTTGGTTGAGGAAGAATGACTTTCCCAGCATGAGGCAGCTGTGGGGCAGCTGTTGCCGAAGGTTGCGAAACAGGAGCGATTGGCATTGGAGATGTGCTATTCGGCGAATTGGTGGCTGGAGATGGTGCCACCGAGGACGGACGCGACCATCCAGCAGTTGTCGATGCTACAGCAGGACTGGCAGTCAATTTAGCGGTGACGAGACGAGAGTGCGACGAAGTAGGCTGAACGGCAGGTCGTGCTATGATTAGAACATCCAAGTTTTAGAAATCAGGCAATATTGACCAAGGGGAAATACTCACTCGCAGGGCTGCCCGACTTCGTAATAGACGAGCTACCTGAAGACGTTGACGTCCCGGATGCTGTATTCTTTTCAAGAAATTTCTTGTTGATGTTTACGGCGCTAAATCGTTTCGGATGTGGGGCAACTGGTGTTATTATGGAGGTTTGAACATTGCCTGAGCCCAATGGGACTAGAGAAGGGCGAGATGAAGTTGCATTGGACTGGGCATTGGCTGAATTCTGGGAGGAATTCTTCTCCAAATGTGGATCAGGGACTGCCACGGAAGGAGTTGACGGTGAACCACTATCCACATGCTTTGCCCTAGCAGCCTCCACCTCGCCCCCCGCGCTCTCCAGCACCTGTTCTTTCACCTCCTGGCCAGTCGAATCCGATAGCAGCTTAGACTCTGGAGTAGGTTGAGCCATAGACGCGTCGTAACACGCCTGTTTGTTCTTTTAGTCTTCCCGTTGATGTACTAGATGATGAGAAGACAATGAGCAGATAAGTCGTCGGAGAAAAGGGCGGTAAAAACGAAAGGAAAGATATACTGACCTGGGGTTTATACCGCCAGTGAAGGAAGAGGAATATGAATTCTCAGCTCTCAGGCAGTTCGCTGCTTGCAACCTCAGCACGGCCTCGGTCATCAAATTTGCTGTATATGGTATTTTTCCGGATCACAAAAACGGCCGGGGTCAAACATAATGCCTCCTTGTCCACCTTCATGGACCTAACAGTGCTGTATGTATGGCGATGGTATTAATTAATGGTATCGATGGGCATACAGTGACTATAGCCATTATGCAGTTTTAATACAATACAAACTCCCAAGCAACTCAGAGTTCGGCAAGCTCGGCCTCTTTCTTGTTCAACCTCTCCACCTCAGCATCCAAAGCAACGTTTGCCATTTCAATTTGGAGTACACTTGAAATAAGTTCTGTCCAACGTGTCTCCAATGCAGTTATTTGCTTGCCGAGTCGATCCTACGAGAATCGTGGTAAGAATGACATATCAATAAAACAGAaaaatgatgatgttgaacCTGAGTGTTTTTGCGTTCACGATTAACATCAACGGTCAATTGTTGAAGCTCTTCAAGAGCTTTTTCGGTACGTTTCGCCGTAGCTTCCAGCAGGTAGTTTTGTATTCGATAGGCATTGGCTCCGTAAGTTTGAAGCAACGCCAGATTTTGTTGCCTAGGGTCGACGGAAATTTGCTAAATGCCGTTGGCCATTGAAGATCAGATAAGTGTACATACCTCAGCCGTTGATGTTGAAGTTGTGCATGTGCATTATCTAGAGCAGATTTCCACTCTGCATCAGACGCAGGTGTGGATGACGGTGATGGTAATGTATAACGCAAAGTGTCTAGCTGGGGGAATGGTTTGTTCGCTGCGACACGCTCAAGTTCTGCTCTTAGAAGAGGATTGTCCTAAAGTTAAAGGTAATTCATAAAGGAGTATATGTAAAAATAAGAAGTCCGCTCACTAACAGCAAATAATGTAACAGGTGGAGGCACGCGCGGGTGAAGTGTTTGTGTAGCTTTCAGTTCGCGGGCTATTTCTTGATCGACTTTCTCTTTCAAGTAGGGATATTTTTGAAGGTCGTCATCATAATAGGGCAATGAGTCGAAGATCTCTGAGACGATTGAGGTAGATTCTGAAGCCATATGAATGGTAAACACCGAATGAAGTTGATTGTTGCGAATACTGAGAGGTCGAGGAATGAATGGCATGGACCGGCAAAACCCGAAGATGATTGGGTCTACGCTAGTTGTTCACCAGAGCGACCACAACCTCAAAATGTCCTTCCGCGCAGTCGTTCGAGCAAGCCGTGCTTTTGGGGCTGTCTCGACACGCCCAGCGACGTACGCGGCAGTCTATCCCAGACGCCAGATTCATTCCACCTCTGCGTCCAAAGGTGAGCGACATCTTCCGACTCAATACCCGTAGTCATACTAAGCTATCTTTGCAGCCTCGACCTCGCCGTTCACTGAGCCCACTTCACCTAACCCCACTGTGACGCTCTACTCAGAGACCACTGAGGCACTTCATACATACGGATCCTACCTAACTCAATGTCTGCCTAAATTCATCCAACAGTTCTCGGTCCTGAAGGATGAACTGACCCTGTACATCGCGCCTTCTGCGGTCATTCCCGTCCTAACTTTCCTGCGCGACCACCAGCAATGTCAGTTCAAACAAATGATGGATATCAGCGGTGTTGACTTCCCCGAGCGCGAGAAGAGGTTCGAAGTCGTGTACCACCTTCTCAGTGTCAAACACGCTGGCAGAATCAGGGTCAAGACCTATGCTGGAGAGGCAGACCCGGTTCCCAGCTCCGTCGAAGTGTTTAGGGGATCCGACTGGTAAGTAAATGCCGCTTATAGTTGTGGCACCTCCAGCTAACGCGAACGCTGCTCATAGGTATGAACGCGAAGCTTGGGATCTTTTCGGCATCTTTTTCGAAGGTCATCCTGACCTGTTAGCtctcctctctttctttcttaaACGCCTACTGACTGAAATACCTCCAGCCGGCGCATCCTGACTGATTATGGTAATTTATCTTTTCCGAAAATACACCAACTTTATTGTGTTTAACTTGCCAATAGGTTTTGAGGGCCACCCTTTGCGTAAAG
Coding sequences:
- a CDS encoding Pre-mRNA-splicing factor SPF27, with product MASESTSIVSEIFDSLPYYDDDLQKYPYLKEKVDQEIARELKATQTLHPRVPPPVTLFADNPLLRAELERVAANKPFPQLDTLRYTLPSPSSTPASDAEWKSALDNAHAQLQHQRLRQQNLALLQTYGANAYRIQNYLLEATAKRTEKALEELQQLTVDVNRERKNTQDRLGKQITALETRWTELISSVLQIEMANVALDAEVERLNKKEAELAEL
- a CDS encoding NADH-ubiquinone oxidoreductase 30.4 kDa subunit, mitochondrial, whose amino-acid sequence is MIGSTLVVHQSDHNLKMSFRAVVRASRAFGAVSTRPATYAAVYPRRQIHSTSASKASTSPFTEPTSPNPTVTLYSETTEALHTYGSYLTQCLPKFIQQFSVLKDELTLYIAPSAVIPVLTFLRDHQQCQFKQMMDISGVDFPEREKRFEVVYHLLSVKHAGRIRVKTYAGEADPVPSSVEVFRGSDWYEREAWDLFGIFFEGHPDLRRILTDYGFEGHPLRKDFPLTGYTEVRYDEERKRVVYEPLQLTQAFRNFESLSPWEQVGDGTAGRRPDNLKPLPPPKSEEVKK